One Oryza brachyantha chromosome 3, ObraRS2, whole genome shotgun sequence DNA segment encodes these proteins:
- the LOC102712787 gene encoding CASP-like protein 5A1 translates to MFASRPAVHPVEAPPPADPAEQPRGVLMKDLPGMPGTPGGLGLRLVQFVFAAVALAVMASTNDFPSVTSFCFLVAAAILQCLWSFSLAIVDIYALLVKRCLRNRRAVCLFAIGDGITAALTFSAACASSGITVLIDNDLDLCSENHCASFESATAMAFLSWFALSPSFLLNFWSMASG, encoded by the exons aTGTTCGCGAGCAGGCCGGCGGTGCACCCGgtggaggcgccgccgccggcggatcCGGCGGAGCAGCCGCGAGGGGTGCTGATGAAGGACCTGCCCGGGATGCCCGGCACGCCgggcggcctcggcctccgCCTCGTGCAGTTcgtcttcgccgccgtcgcgctcgccgTCATGGCGTCCACCAACGACTTCCCTTCCGTCACATCCTTCTG CTTTCTTGTTGCGGCAGCTATTTTACAATGCCTATGGAGCTTTTCACTAGCAATTGTGGACATATATGCACTGCTTGTTAAGCGTTGCTTACGAAATCGCCGTGCTGTTTGTCTATTTGCTATTGGAGATGGG ATCACAGCAGCACTAACCTTCAGTGCCGCATGTGCATCATCAGGCATCACTGTGTTGATTGACAATGATTTAGACCTATGCTCAGAAAATCACTGTGCAAGTTTTGAAAGTGCGACAGCGATGGCGTTTCTTAGCTGGTTTGCCCTTTCACCGTCCTTTCTATTGAATTTCTGGTCGATGGCTTCTGGATGA
- the LOC102712511 gene encoding uncharacterized protein LOC102712511, translating into MGYWWDRVVLPVRRVWLGVAARFGVRQTGLWRLRQEVSTCEYEDVHVMWEMLSRTSTAAAGMGAPPPARRHSRFRQPRPWTKSICLCAGF; encoded by the exons atggggtACTGGTGGGACCGCGTCGTGCTGCCGGTGCGGCGGGTGTGGCTCGGCGTCGCCGCACGCTTCGGGGTTCGCCAGACAG GGCTGTGGAGGCTGCGGCAGGAGGTGAGCACGTGCGAGTACGAGGACGTGCACGTGATGTGGGAGATGCTGAGCCGCACcagtacggcggcggcgggaatgggtgcgccgccgccggccaggaGGCACAGCCGGTTTCGGCAGCCGCGTCCATGGACCAAGAGCATCTGCCTCTGCGCGGGCTTCTAG
- the LOC102713057 gene encoding probable E3 ubiquitin-protein ligase RHY1A, protein MTSASELFTARRARAVRLSDPDPEPDPPADALRDLQGIAADRRGRRRGCRPRRQLDAAGDARQHLHTGAPPSRRRASYTDRVLSYIDNSNIGDYAARRNRLDRLMFRTNERLPGAVLQAQARVLERLRGISIGSSVSRPSITLDEFSATDVFRIIDFGNREAPYDANRPSSSLAHPSSESDEEVSSIGTSSLKKSRGLSKAAFLRLQIEIFEASKDDNREASPECSICLDGFYDGDELIKLRCGHRFHSNCLEPWVRKCADCPYCRTNIQSRS, encoded by the exons ATGACGAGCGCTTCCGAGCTGTtcaccgcccgccgcgcccgcgcggtCCGCCTCTCCGACCCCGACCCCGAACCGGATCCGCCCGCCGACGCGCTCCGTGACCTGCAAGGCATCGCCGCCgatcgccgcggccgccgccgggggtgtcgcccgcgccgccagctcgacgccgccggggACGCGCGCCAGCACCTGCACACCGGGGCcccgccctcgcgccgccgtgcgTCGTACACC GATCGTGTCTTATCATACATAGACAATAGCAACATTGGGGATTATGCAGCTAGGAGGAACCGACTTGATAGGCTGATGTTCAGAACAAATGAGCGGCTTCCAGGTGCTGTACTGCAAGCACAAGCACGTGTTCTAGAGAGACTGAGAGGCATTTCTATTGGTTCATCTGTGTCAAGGCCATCTATCACATTGGATGAATTTTCAGCTACTGACGTGTTTAGGATCATTGACTTTGGGAATAGGGAAGCCCCATATGATGCAAATAGGCCCAGCTCATCATTGGCCCATCCAAGTAGCGAGTCGGATGAAGAAGTTTCATCCATTGGCACCAGTTCCTTGAAAAAGTCACGTGGGCTTAGCAAGGCAGCGTTCCTTCGGCTACAAATAGAAATTTTTGAGGCAAGCAAGGATGACAACAGGGAGGCATCACCAGAATGCTCGATTTGCCTTGATGGATTCTATGATGGAGATGAGCTGATAAAGCTGCGCTGTGGACACAGGTTTCACTCTAATTGCTTGGAGCCGTGGGTACGGAAATGTGCTGATTGCCCGTATTGTCGAACAAACATACAGTCAAGGTCCTGA
- the LOC102722103 gene encoding disease resistance protein RPS5-like — MDAPAYQQDVGSTSTCCTIHLWSELDNMLDVVKNVRRLEETVGQLAAQRSSVHGAIVAVAGADDGEDGGADRLRRLGCTEEAVNWLGRARVAVKQGDAVVADYAALSLPRLRLVARYRIGKRAARALRQAQLLVQERDGIGAARRGAGSFPATTHQAAPAPAPAGAVGTDDYLKEALGYITDDAVGVIGVCGMGGVGKTTLLRAINNCFLPARQSPASSKKFDHVIWAVASKECSIERLQNDVANKLGLPLANLPDEHSDADLEQRALPIAEHLKNTSFLILLDDLWECFDLKLIGVPYPDGAGSERRRKVVLTTRSEVVCGRMKADRVVNVECLKQDDAWTLFEMNATAATIASHAAIAGLAREVAGECRGLPLALITIGKALSTKTDPELWRHAIDKLRDAHLHEITGMEEENSGMLRVLKLSYDYLPTTVMQECFLTCCLWPEDSPIEREKLVECWLGLGLIAGSGSVDDDVETATRIITALKDVRLLESGGDGGDTQGIRMHDMIRDMSIWIASGCGATRNKWLVRAGAGIRTASKLTEQWRLSPAGSTERVSLMKNLIEELPARLPARPGVRVLMLQTNTSLHAIPGSFLRCVPALTYLDLSDTIIMSLPGEIGSLVGLRYLNAAGTYINALPPDLVHLTQLEHLLLSDTNMLDSIPRGVILGLQKLKVLDVYASKYTGWRLNADDAGEGGEDSAAADASLDELESRNASIKFLGINVSSVAALRKLSSFANVSTRRLCLKDMAGPASLNLLPSTLSDVLGGLDMLETLQHLAIRSCAGVKDIVVDAAGANSDDDLCRAYRLPKLERLRLLRLRHLETVRFHHTTAAHVFPALRRINILNCFELKNANWVLHLPVLEYLELHYCHNMVAIVDGGGEAAADRRAPTFPCLRTLAVHGMRSLGCLCRGVPAASFPALEILEVGHCYALRRLDGVRPLKLREIQGSDEWWQQLEWEDDGIKDALFPYFKNHS; from the coding sequence ATGGACGCTCCGGCCTACCAACAAGACGTCGGCAGCACGTCCACCTGCTGCACGATCCACTTGTGGAGTGAACTGGACAACATGCTCGACGTGGTGAAGAACGTCCGCCGCCTGGAGGAGACCGTCGGCCAGCTAGCCGCCCAGCGAAGCAGCGTCCACGGCGCTATCGTGGCCGTGGcgggcgccgacgacggcgaagacGGGGGCGCCGACCGGCTGCGCCGCCTGGGGTGCACCGAGGAGGCGGTGAACTGGCTGGGGCGCGCCCGTGTCGCCGTGAAGCAGGGGGACGCCGTCGTGGCGGACTACGCCGCGCTGTCGCtgccccgcctccgcctcgtcgcgCGCTACCGCATCGGCaagcgcgcggcgcgcgcgctccgGCAGGCGCAGCTGCTCGTGCAAGAGCGGGACGGGatcggcgccgcgcggcgcggagccGGCAGCTTCCCCGCCACCACGCAccaggcggcgccggcgccggcgcccgcggGCGCCGTCGGGACGGACGACTACCTCAAGGAGGCGCTCGGCTACATCACCGACGACGCCGTGGGGGTCATCGGCGTCTGCGGCATGGGAGGGGTGGGCAAGACCACCCTCCTCCGCGCCATCAACAACTGCTTCCTTCCCGCGCGGCagtcgccggcgagcagcaAGAAGTTCGACCACGTCATCTGGGCGGTGGCCTCGAAAGAATGCAGCATCGAGCGGCTCCAGAACGACGTGGCGAACAAGCTTGGGTTGCCATTGGCGAACCTCCCCGACGAGCACTCCGACGCCGACTTGGAGCAACGTGCTCTGCCGATCGCGGAGCACCTGAAGAACACGAGTTTCCTGATTCTACTCGACGACCTGTGGGAATGCTTCGATCTCAAGCTCATCGGCGTTCCTTATCCagacggcgccggcagcgaacggcggcggaaggTTGTACTGACGACGAGGTCGGAGGTCGTCTGCGGCAGGATGAAGGCCGATCGGGTTGTCAACGTGGAGTGCCTCAAGCAGGACGACGCGTGGACGCTATTCGAGATGAACGCCACGGCCGCGACGATCGCGTCCCACGCGGCGATCGCCGGGCTCGCCAGGGAGGTCGCCGGCGAGTGCCGTGGGCTGCCGCTCGCGCTCATCACCATCGGCAAGGCTCTCTCCACCAAGACCGACCCGGAGCTGTGGCGGCACGCCATCGACAAGCTGAGAGACGCGCACCTCCATGAGATCACCgggatggaggaggagaacTCCGGCATGCTGCGCGTGCTCAAGCTCAGCTACGACTACCTCCCGACCACCGTGATGCAGGAGTGCTTCCTGACATGCTGCCTCTGGCCTGAGGATAGCCCGATCGAGAGGGAGAAGCTGGTCGAGTGCTGGCTCGGGCTCGGCCTCATCGCCGGCTCCGGcagcgtcgacgacgacgtcgagaCGGCCACGCGGATCATCACCGCTCTGAAGGACGTCCGCCTTCTCGagtccggcggcgacggcggcgacactCAGGGCATCAGGATGCACGACATGATACGCGACATGTCCATCTGGATCGCCTCCGGGTGCGGCGCCACGAGGAACAAGTGGCTGgtgcgcgccggcgccggcatcaGGACCGCGTCCAAGCTGACCGAGCAGTGGCGCCTCTCGCCGGCGGGCTCGACCGAGCGCGTCTCGCTCATGAAGAACCTCATCGAGGAGCTCCCGGCGCGGCTCCCCGCTCGCCCCGGCGTCAGGGTGTTGATGCTGCAGACGAACACGTCGCTGCACGCCATCCCCGGGAGCTTCCTCCGGTGCGTGCCGGCACTCACGTACCTGGATCTCTCCGACACCATCATCATGTCTCTTCCCGGCGAGATCGGCTCTCTCGTCGGCCTCCGGTACCTCAACGCGGCGGGCACCTACATCAACGCTCTGCCGCCTGATCTGGTGCACCTCACGCAGCTCGAGCACCTGCTCCTGAGCGACACGAACATGCTCGACAGCATCCCAAGGGGCGTCATCCTGGGACTCCAGAAGCTGAAGGTCCTCGACGTCTACGCCAGCAAGTACACCGGGTGGAGGCTGaacgccgacgacgccggcgagggcggcgaagactccgccgccgccgatgcgaGCCTCGATGAACTTGAATCAAGAAACGCGTCCATCAAGTTCCTCGGCATCAATGTCAGCAGCGTCGCGGCGCTTCGGAAGCTCTCCAGCTTCGCCAACGTCTCGACAAGGCGGTTGTGCCTGAAGGACATGGCCGGCCCGGCGTCGCTCAACCTGCTCCCCTCCACGCTGTCCGACGTGCTAGGAGGCCTTGACATGCTCGAGACTCTGCAGCACCTCGCCATCCGGAGTTGCGCCGGCGTAAAGGACATCGTCGTGGACGCCGCCGGAGCCAACTCCGACGACGATCTGTGCAGAGCCTACCGCCTGCCGAAGCTGGAGAGGCTCCGTCTCCTGCGGCTCCGTCACCTCGAGACGGTCAGGTTCCACCATACGACGGCCGCTCATGTCTTCCCGGCGCTCCGGCGGATCAACATCCTCAACTGCTTCGAGCTCAAGAACGCCAACTGGGTACTGCACCTCCCGGTGCTGGAATATCTGGAGCTGCACTACTGCCACAACATGGTGGCgatcgtcgacggcggcggcgaagccgCGGCGGACCGGAGGGCGCCGACGTTCCCTTGCTTGAGGACTCTTGCGGTCCATGGGATGCGGAGCCTTGGGTGCTTGTGCCGGGGCGTCCCGGCGGCCAGCTTCCCGGCGCTCGAGATCCTCGAGGTCGGCCATTGCTACGCACTGCGGCGACTGGACGGCGTGCGGCCACTGAAGCTGCGGGAGATCCAGGGTAGTGACGAGTGGTGGCAGCAGCTAGAGTGGGAGGATGATGGCATCAAAGATGCGCTCTTCCCCTACTTCAAGAACCATTCCTGA
- the LOC102721822 gene encoding BTB/POZ domain-containing protein SR1IP1, whose protein sequence is MMQAEARLFSPAMKRTGDWILSQELPSDITIKVDDAAFNLHKLPLASRCGYIKKQVTGVGGSKVTHLEITGMPGGTKAFELVIKFCYGVNFEIAVDNVAMLRCAAEHLEMTEECKPRNLVGRTEAYLEEVALASLEGAVTVLRKAEELLPASEKARLIGRCIDAVASIVCGGHSQFSMSLGTPGGGGGGYNGVSAAMSREVDDWCADELTALRIDTFQRVMIAMKARGFKGIAMGTLIMLYAQKSLRRLDMQGRDGKKMGARQEHEKRVVLETIVSLLPRENNTMSVSFLSMLLRAAIHLDTTLACRLDLEKRMAAQLGQAVIDDLLIPSSSPDAGTTAYDIDAVQRILTGYLDQESETAPRLDYNTDDDFSSAASPPHSDVAQVGRLMESYLAEIASDENLSIDKFTALAELIPERARFNEDGMYRAIDIYLKAHPNLIESERKKVCRAMDCQKLSREACAHAAQNDRLPMQTVVQVLYHEQRRLRAPSQPPSAAPSYAGGESPALSYRPTPSFTGRHRPSVPDEVSRLQRENDELRMELLRMKMRLRDPSASFGPGGGLPPSGRPPLPKKPGAGGSSGFMNSMSKKLGRLNPFLRSDLLGGGRVRTKPPKDRRHSIS, encoded by the exons ATGATGCAGGCTGAGGCTCGGTTATTTTCGCCCGCGATGAAGCGAACCGGCGACTG GATACTTTCGCAAGAATTACCAAGCGATATTACCATCAAAGTTGACGATGCAGCCTTCAACCTGCACAAG CTTCCATTGGCATCCAGGTGTGGCTACATAAAGAAGCAGGTGACAGGAGTCGGCGGCAGCAAGGTGACACACCTCGAGATCACGGGCATGCCCGGTGGCACGAAGGCGTTCGAGCTCGTCATCAAGTTCTGCTACGGCGTCAACTTCGAGATCGCGGTGGACAACGTCGCCATGCTGCGCTGCGCCGCCGAGCACCTCGAGATGACCGAGGAGTGCAAGCCGCGCAACCTGGTCGGCAGGACGGAGGCCTATCtggaggaggtggcgctgGCGAGCCTCGAGGGCGCGGTCACCGTGCTCCGCAAGGCCGAGGAGCTCCTCCCGGCGTCCGAGAAGGCGCGGCTGATCGGCAGGTGCATCGATGCCGTCGCGTCCATCGTCTGCGGTGGTCACAGCCAGTTCAGCATGTCTCTGGGGacccccggcggcggcggcggcggctacaaCGGCGTGAGCGCGGCCATGTCGAGGGAGGTCGACGACTGGTGCGCCGACGAGCTGACGGCGCTGCGGATCGACACGTTCCAGCGAGTCATGATAGCGATGAAGGCGAGAGGGTTCAAGGGCATCGCCATGGGAACACTGATCATGCTCTACGCCCAGAAGTCTCTGCGACGGCTG GACATGCAGGGGAGGGACGGGAAGAAGATGGGCGCGAGGCAGGAGCACGAGAAGCGGGTGGTTCTCGAGACGATCGTGAGCCTGCTGCCGAGGGAGAACAACACCATGTCGGTGAGCTTCCTGTCGATGCTGCTCCGCGCGGCGATCCACCTCGACACAACGCTGGCGTGCCGGCTCGACCTCGAGAAGCGTATGGCGGCGCAGCTCGGCCAGGCAGTGATCGACGACCTCCTCATCCCGTCCTCCTCGCCCGACGCCGGCACCACCGCGTACGACATCGACGCCGTGCAGAGGATCCTGACCGGCTACCTCGACCAAGAGAGCGAGACGGCGCCACGGCTGGACTACAACACGGACGACGACTTCagctcggcggcgtcgccgccgcacagCGACGTCGCCCAGGTCGGCCGGCTCATGGAGAGCTACCTCGCCGAGATTGCCTCCGACGAGAACCTGTCCATTGACAAGTTCACCGCCCTCGCCGAGCTCATCCCGGAGCGCGCCAGGTTTAACGAGGATGGCATGTACCGCGCCATCGACATCTACTTGAAG GCGCATCCGAATTTGATTGAGAGCGAAAGGAAGAAGGTGTGCAGGGCGATGGACTGCCAGAAGCTGTCGCGGGAGGCGTgcgcgcacgcggcgcagaaCGACCGCCTGCCGATGCAGACGGTGGTGCAGGTGCTGTACCACGAGCAGCGGCGCCTCCGTGCGCCGTCGCAGCCGCCgagcgccgcgccgtcgtACGCCGGGGGCGAGTCGCCGGCGCTGTCGTACAGGCCGACGCCGAGCTTCACCGGCCGGCACCGGCCGAGCGTGCCGGACGAGGTGTCCCGGCTGCAGCGCGAGAACGACGAGCTGAGGATGGAGCTGCTCCGAATGAAGATGCGCCTGAGAGACCCGTCAGCGTCGTTCGGGCCAGGAGGAGGACTCCCGCCGTCCGGCAGGCCACCGCTGCCGAAGAAgccgggcgccggcggcagcagcgggtTCATGAACAGCATGTCCAAGAAGCTCGGGCGGCTCAACCCGTTCTTGCGATCGGACCTGCTGGGTGGCGGCAGGGTTCGGACGAAGCCGCCCAAGGATCGGAGGCACTCCATTTCTTGA
- the LOC121053859 gene encoding disease resistance protein RPS2-like: protein MAELVPQVVGAVSRSIADRLLADIDLASSAGTNVEDVTDAITRLTSIRTDLEASMRRLPQRRRPEEVRDWLSRVDGAEKRVAKLRRDYQRRCCSCGCGGGGGAFSLNVFASYAISRRACHERHRLAALAGECDRVRSLVAGAPRPSSGGAKAVPSTVVGMEGYLEEALACLDGRDAGVVAICGMAGVGKSTLLRRINNVFVQDPDRRDEFDYVIWLDAPRDCAIGKLQDAMADRLGLSALPDGGVLDHRARPIFEILRDASFLLLLDGLTKPVYLADIGVPHLVHDDRRRQKVAMTARTKGVCGRMSSSQRIDMQCLDSHHSWTLFRAVARDETINADPRIPELAKEVAGRCGGLPLALTAVGGAMRCRKHPQEWVSTVSALRNLELDKIPGMDTGEKPAAMLRVLQESYEDLRHPVLQECSIATSLWPEDHAIDKNELVECWIGLGLVGESLPMDEAVRTGLAVVNELEEANLLLPGDAAGEVKLHGVTRAVALWIARDLGRAPNRWVVHTGGVSLRSRQKLAEFFERARGAERVSAMRSSVELLRPMPPSSPCRSLSVLMLQHNAALRDIPGGFLLGVPALTYLDASFTAVREVPPEIDALSSLRYLNLSSTPLESVPPELGKLGQLRQLLLRHTAHLSMIPAGVLRGLPSLDVLDVCPSRYTEWCGAGGGASLDEVRSSSAFLRSLGIAVATLAGLRTLRGLDNVRTRRLLVTRVAATAPSVTLRPSALSLLETLHELTVANCSGLQELEIAGDDDGTRRSTWWRLPELRKLEIDELHELRTVRWTRTDVGAFLPALRWVKISRCNMLRSVSWVVQLPCLEHLELSHCSEMVHVVDDAEEEERQKGELPEARTFRCLRMLLLVELPVMSSISGGAATSFPRLETLQIAGCNSLGELPVELHKKLKI from the coding sequence ATGGCAGAGCTGGTGCCGCAGGTTGTCGGCGCCGTGAGCCGCAGCATCGCGGACCGCCTGCTCGCCGACATTGACCTCGCCAGCAGCGCCGGCACGAACGTCGAGGACGTGACGGACGCGATCACACGGCTGACGTCGATACGGACCGACCTCGAGGCCTCCATGAGGCGCCtgccgcagcggcggcggcccgagGAGGTCAGGGACTGGCTGTCGCGGGTGGACGGCGCCGAGAAGCGGGTGGCCAAGCTCCGGCGGGACTACCAACGCCGGTGCTGCtcctgcggctgcggcggcggcggcggggccttCTCCCTCAACGTGTTCGCGAGCTACGCCATCAGCCGGCGCGCCTGCCACgagcgccaccgcctcgccgcgctggCGGGGGAGTGCGACAGGGTGAGGAGCCTCGTCGCCGGggcgccccggccgtcgtccgGCGGCGCGAAGGCCGTGCCCTCCACGGTGGTCGGCATGGAGGGGTACCTCGAGGAGGCCCTGGCGTGCCTCGACGgccgcgacgccggcgtcgtggCCATCTGCGGCATGGCTGGCGTCGGCAAGAGCACGCTGCTCCGCCGCATCAACAACGTGTTCGTCCAGGACCCCGACAGGAGGGACGAGTTCGACTACGTCATATGGCTCGACGCGCCGAGGGACTGCGCCATTGGCAAGCTGCAGGACGCCATGGCTGACCGGCTTGGCCTGTCCGCGCTGCCGGACGGCGGCGTGCTCGACCACCGTGCGCGTCCAATCTTCGAAATCCTGAGAGACGCCagcttcttgctgctgctcgaCGGCCTAACGAAGCCTGTCTACCTGGCGGACATCGGAGTCCCGCACCTCGTGCACGACGATCGCCGGAGGCAGAAGGTCGCCATGACAGCCAGGACGAAGGGAGTCTGCGGCAGGATGAGCTCGTCGCAAAGGATTGACATGCAATGCCTGGACAGTCACCATTCGTGGACTCTGTTCAGAGCTGTCGCCCGGGACGAGACGATCAACGCCGACCCAAGGATACCGGAGTTGGCGAAGGAGGTTGCCGGGAGGTGCGGCGGCTTGCCGCTTGCACTcaccgccgtcggcggcgccatgAGGTGCAGGAAGCACCCACAGGAGTGGGTGAGCACGGTGAGCGCTCTCAGGAACCTGGAGCTCGACAAGATCCCCGGGATGGACACCGGCGAGAAGCCGGCAGCCATGCTGCGGGTGCTGCAAGAGAGCTACGAAGATCTGCGTCATCCCGTGCTCCAGGAATGCTCCATCGCCACGTCCCTGTGGCCCGAGGACCACGCCATTGACAAGAACGAGCTCGTCGAGTGCTGGATCGGCCTCGGGTTGGTGGGCGAGTCGCTGCCGATGGACGAGGCGGTGCGCACGGGTCTCGCCGTCGTCAACGAGCTCGAGGAGGCCAACCTGCTGCtgcccggcgacgccgccggcgaagtgAAGCTGCACGGTGTAACGAGAGCCGTGGCGCTGTGGATCGCTCGCGACCTCGGCAGGGCGCCGAACAGATGGGTAGTGCACACCGGCGGCGTCTCCCTCCGGTCGAGGCAGAAGCTCGCGGAGTTCTtcgagcgcgcgcgcggcgcggagcgGGTGTCCGCCATGCGCAGCTCGGTCGAGCTCCTGCGGCCAATGCCACCGTCGTCCCCGTGCCGGAGCCTCTCCGTCCTCATGCTGCAGCACAACGCGGCGCTCCGCGACATCCCCGGCGGCTTCCTGCTCGGCGTGCCGGCGCTCACGTACCTCGACGCCTCCTTCACCGCCGTCCGCGAGGTGCCCCCGGAGATCGACGCGCTGTCCTCGCTGCGTTACCTCAACCTGTCGTCAACGCCGCTCGAGTCCGTGCCGCCGGAGCTGGGGAAGCTGGGGCAGCTCAGGCAACTTCTGCTCCGGCACACGGCGCACCTCTCGATGATCCCCGCCGGCGTGCTGCGTGGGTTGCCGAGCCTGGACGTGCTCGACGTGTGCCCGAGCCGGTACACCGAGTGGtgcggcgcgggaggaggagcaagCCTGGACGAGGTGAGGTCGAGCTCGGCGTTCCTCCGGTCTCTCGggatcgccgtcgccactcTCGCCGGTCTACGCACGCTGCGCGGCCTGGACAACGTGCGCACGCGGCGGCTGCTCGTgacgcgggtggcggcgacggcgccgtccgTCACGCTGCGCCCCTCCGCGCTGAGCTTGCTCGAGACCCTGCACGAGCTCACCGTCGCCAACTGCTCCGGCCTGCAGGAGCTGGagatcgccggcgacgacgatggaaCGCGTAGGAGCACATGGTGGCGCCTCCCGGAGCTCAGGAAGCTCGAGATCGACGAGCTCCACGAGCTGAGGACCGTACGGTGGACGCGGACGGACGTCGGAGCGTTCTTGCCGGCGCTCCGGTGGGTGAAGATATCGCGTTGCAACATGCTGAGGAGCGTGAGCTGGGTGGTGCAGCTGCCATGCCTGGAGCACCTCGAGCTGAGCCATTGCTCGGAGATGGTTCACGTCGTAGACGAcgctgaggaggaggagcggcagAAGGGGGAGCTCCCGGAGGCGCGCACGTTCCGCTGCCTGaggatgctgctgctggtggagCTTCCGGTGATGAGCAGTattagcggcggcgcggcgacgagcttCCCTCGGCTGGAGACCCTGCAGATTGCCGGCTGCAACAGCCTCGGAGAGCTGCCTGTTGAGCTGCACAAAAAACTGAAGATTTga